The Acetomicrobium sp. S15 = DSM 107314 genome window below encodes:
- the pyrF gene encoding orotidine-5'-phosphate decarboxylase, producing the protein MKDGPSLILALDLKSLDEVEMLLSRVGDMVEHIKIGPRLLLSGGPQWVASLASKWRVFLDLKLHDIPNTVRGAVEALCNMGIWAVTVHIAGGRDMMSSAIEARSSEGPLLFGVTILTSLDEAGWRAVSPGSSMDECLKARASLAAEVGLDGVVCAPTDLPSVRTIIGSRCVTVVPGIRFAPHLDDQRRTSHPSEAVRMGGDFLVVGRPILESPDPRSAIDRIKEEMEEGWRCRKADL; encoded by the coding sequence ATGAAGGATGGACCGTCTTTGATATTGGCCTTGGACTTGAAAAGCCTCGACGAAGTGGAGATGTTGCTGTCGCGCGTAGGAGACATGGTTGAGCATATCAAAATTGGACCGCGCCTCCTCCTTTCGGGCGGCCCCCAATGGGTCGCTTCTCTCGCCAGCAAGTGGAGGGTGTTTTTGGACTTAAAGCTCCATGACATACCCAACACCGTCAGAGGCGCAGTCGAGGCGTTGTGCAATATGGGCATCTGGGCCGTAACCGTCCATATTGCCGGGGGCAGGGATATGATGAGCTCTGCGATCGAGGCGAGGAGCTCCGAGGGTCCTTTGTTGTTTGGCGTGACGATTTTGACGAGCCTCGACGAAGCCGGGTGGCGCGCGGTTTCCCCTGGATCCAGTATGGATGAATGCCTGAAGGCACGAGCGAGCCTTGCGGCCGAGGTAGGGCTTGACGGGGTAGTGTGTGCGCCCACAGATCTACCTTCGGTGCGCACAATTATCGGGAGCCGGTGCGTTACGGTCGTTCCTGGCATAAGATTTGCCCCTCACCTTGACGATCAGAGGCGCACGTCACATCCGTCTGAAGCCGTGAGGATGGGCGGGGATTTCCTCGTGGTGGGACGCCCGATACTCGAATCCCCGGATCCGCGGAGCGCGATCGATCGGATAAAAGAGGAAATGGAGGAGGGATGGCGTTGCAGGAAGGCGGATCTATAG
- the pyrE gene encoding orotate phosphoribosyltransferase, which translates to MALQEGGSIESKLIAMMSASGALLEGHFLLTSGLHSGNYLQCAMLLRYPENAAFVGEAIGRQVAKLNPEVIVSPALGGIIVGHEVARWLGVEFLFCERENGKMKLRRFPHPGHRRAVVVEDVITTGTSSREVGEYIAQGGADWVGTACIVDRSGGKAGFPTPLFSLWRVSFQTYERDLCPLCRAGIPLVKPGSR; encoded by the coding sequence ATGGCGTTGCAGGAAGGCGGATCTATAGAATCTAAGCTGATAGCTATGATGAGCGCGAGCGGCGCACTTTTGGAAGGGCACTTTCTCTTGACCTCTGGGCTTCATAGCGGCAACTACCTACAGTGTGCTATGTTATTGCGTTATCCTGAAAACGCGGCGTTCGTAGGTGAGGCAATAGGCCGACAAGTGGCTAAGTTGAATCCGGAGGTGATCGTCTCGCCAGCCTTGGGAGGCATTATAGTGGGACATGAAGTGGCAAGGTGGTTGGGGGTGGAGTTTTTGTTCTGCGAGAGGGAGAATGGCAAGATGAAGCTCAGACGCTTTCCTCATCCTGGACACAGGAGAGCCGTGGTGGTTGAGGACGTTATAACCACCGGCACGTCCTCTCGCGAAGTGGGAGAGTACATCGCTCAGGGAGGAGCTGACTGGGTGGGCACGGCTTGCATAGTTGACAGAAGCGGCGGTAAGGCTGGTTTTCCTACGCCGCTTTTCTCTCTGTGGCGCGTGAGCTTTCAGACGTACGAGCGCGACTTGTGCCCTCTCTGCAGGGCCGGCATTCCTCTGGTAAAGCCGGGCAGCCGATAA
- a CDS encoding biotin--[acetyl-CoA-carboxylase] ligase — MSTRNLDLEVIEKALTSCPFGHPIFFRETLSSTQELAKELALSRAPEGALVLAECQSNGRGRLGRRWFSPERGGIYMSTILRPTIPLSDAQLLSLAAAVAVSEAMGKVYGLAVQVKWPNDILYDQKKLCGILGETTAVGERVIYSIIGVGVNVNILPNLLPDELREQATSLCDILGHEVCREELVAAITKEIYRWTKETLYEGKKEELLHEYERRCGTLGQEVVVESGQKALRGVAKAIGPDGALVVSTAEGDLSITAAAVYRLRTAKPI; from the coding sequence TTGAGCACGCGCAATTTAGATCTCGAAGTCATCGAAAAAGCGCTCACGTCTTGCCCCTTCGGCCATCCTATATTTTTCAGAGAAACGCTCTCTTCTACCCAGGAATTGGCCAAAGAGCTCGCACTAAGCAGAGCTCCTGAAGGGGCGTTAGTGCTCGCAGAATGCCAAAGCAACGGACGCGGAAGGCTGGGCAGGCGTTGGTTTTCCCCCGAAAGAGGCGGGATTTACATGTCGACCATACTGCGCCCGACTATCCCCCTAAGCGACGCGCAGCTCCTAAGCCTTGCAGCCGCCGTCGCCGTTTCAGAAGCGATGGGGAAAGTTTACGGTCTCGCAGTTCAAGTTAAATGGCCGAACGACATTTTATACGACCAAAAAAAACTGTGCGGCATTTTGGGCGAGACGACCGCCGTCGGAGAACGCGTCATCTACTCCATAATCGGCGTAGGAGTCAACGTCAATATCCTACCGAACCTTCTCCCCGATGAATTACGAGAGCAGGCTACCTCGCTATGCGACATCCTCGGGCATGAAGTTTGCAGGGAAGAACTCGTAGCTGCCATAACAAAAGAGATATATCGCTGGACAAAAGAAACGTTGTATGAAGGGAAAAAAGAGGAGCTATTGCACGAATACGAACGGCGCTGCGGCACGCTCGGTCAGGAGGTCGTCGTAGAATCGGGCCAAAAGGCGTTGCGCGGCGTCGCAAAAGCCATAGGTCCAGACGGAGCGCTCGTTGTATCCACTGCAGAGGGAGACTTGAGCATAACAGCCGCAGCAGTATATCGCCTGCGCACGGCAAAACCCATATAA
- the prfB gene encoding peptide chain release factor 2 (programmed frameshift): MNMLPVSTTMEELRSIFRELQDSLDPLELESQVNDLLADSSSPEFWSRSDSSEKLRALSRIQEKLDLWKRLSREFEEVEALAEILDEEEDPELLEEFYSRARALKDEIESFQIKLLMDEEHDNCNAILSIHPGAGGLDSQDWAKMLLRMYLRWAERRKYDAEVAELLEDEGAGIKSATVFIKGQFAYGYLKAERGIHRLVRISPFDAARRRHTSFASVEVLPELPEDVDVEIRPEDLKIDTFRASGAGGQYVNMTDSAVRITHLPTGLVVSCQKERSQHMNRQVAMKILRARLYELRLQERQAELEAIQGEKKEIGWGNQIRSYVLHPYTLVKDHRTGVEIGNVAAVLDGDIDPFIVAFLKNHKVNTMNR, translated from the exons ATGAATATGTTACCCGTTTCTACGACGATGGAAGAACTGCGCTCGATCTTCCGCGAGCTGCAGGACAGCCTT GACCCCCTTGAACTTGAAAGTCAGGTCAACGATCTATTAGCCGACAGTTCTTCTCCCGAGTTTTGGTCGCGATCTGACTCCAGCGAAAAACTAAGAGCTTTGTCTCGCATCCAGGAAAAATTAGACCTTTGGAAGAGGCTGAGCCGTGAATTCGAAGAGGTCGAAGCGCTTGCGGAAATCTTAGACGAAGAAGAGGATCCGGAGTTGTTGGAGGAGTTTTACTCTCGCGCAAGGGCGCTGAAAGATGAAATCGAATCGTTCCAGATAAAACTCCTAATGGACGAGGAGCATGACAATTGCAATGCCATATTGAGCATTCATCCTGGAGCGGGGGGGTTGGACTCTCAGGATTGGGCCAAAATGCTTTTGCGCATGTACTTGCGCTGGGCGGAAAGGCGCAAGTATGATGCGGAAGTGGCAGAATTGCTCGAGGATGAAGGGGCTGGCATCAAGTCTGCCACCGTCTTTATTAAGGGCCAGTTTGCATATGGTTATTTGAAGGCGGAGCGCGGCATCCATCGCCTGGTGCGCATATCTCCCTTCGATGCCGCAAGAAGACGGCATACGAGCTTTGCCTCCGTTGAAGTGCTGCCCGAGCTTCCAGAGGACGTAGATGTCGAAATCCGCCCGGAAGATCTCAAAATAGATACGTTTAGAGCGAGCGGCGCAGGCGGCCAATACGTGAACATGACGGACTCGGCGGTGCGCATAACCCACTTGCCTACAGGTTTAGTGGTGAGTTGCCAAAAAGAGCGCTCACAGCACATGAACAGGCAGGTGGCGATGAAGATCTTGAGGGCGCGCCTATATGAACTTCGCCTTCAGGAACGACAGGCAGAGCTGGAGGCGATTCAGGGTGAGAAAAAGGAGATAGGCTGGGGCAACCAGATCCGCTCCTATGTTTTGCACCCTTATACGCTGGTGAAAGACCATCGCACCGGCGTAGAGATAGGCAATGTAGCCGCTGTACTCGATGGAGATATAGATCCTTTCATCGTGGCTTTTTTGAAAAACCACAAGGTCAATACTATGAATAGGTGA
- a CDS encoding SpoIVB peptidase S55 domain-containing protein, which yields MRKTFKVLTLIFFYFTVVCTTAKGSPFVPAEPILPVNEVRPGMKGEVHTVVKGTEVISFPAEVLSVVPQSDHPKQLILIRTSGPLVERIGGIAAGMSGSPFFINGKLVGAIGYGWEFSDHRLGLVTPIEEMASVLDWPEAIPPFSLSSPPQKERLPEGAISEAGTKMAPLVTSGISTRGARLIGDSLNLDAISLPSSSEGGLPVEYKASLKPGDSVGALLAWGDVTVGATGTLTAVGKDGRFVAFAHPFLNRGSVAYPLSRSWVHEVIPSVRSPFKLGTPISIVGMITQDRPQAIGGRLGFFPPAVEVSLRFRNQDTGAEVAKRFQMVDDPFLISEVAPGAVMGLLDDLWGRVGEGTIRFTFTVEGGGFPGKFSMRNVFFSDKDAAQILTNEVKGLVSIFVLNRFQEIRPLGFHLDVEVTRLPKILYIENLEVENRSVKPGDEIPIKVTLRPYRGEAQVRNFSLRVPEGTSGRCEVIVRGGGIAEPEQRSLYEGWRSIRSLTQLLKELEAKESNDQIIIELLRYEGAGKGVDSEIEEEPELVSEMKEKRMKEGSLRVFRSSYYVEGLLRKAITVEGEEAED from the coding sequence ATGCGTAAGACATTTAAGGTGTTAACCCTTATCTTTTTTTACTTTACCGTCGTATGTACAACGGCGAAAGGAAGCCCCTTTGTACCGGCAGAGCCAATCCTTCCTGTAAACGAGGTAAGGCCAGGTATGAAGGGAGAGGTTCATACTGTCGTGAAGGGAACCGAAGTTATCTCCTTCCCGGCGGAAGTGCTCAGCGTGGTTCCCCAATCTGACCATCCGAAACAGCTCATCTTGATTCGAACGAGCGGCCCTCTGGTGGAGCGAATCGGGGGGATCGCCGCCGGAATGAGCGGTAGCCCATTTTTCATCAATGGCAAGCTCGTGGGCGCTATAGGATACGGCTGGGAGTTTAGCGATCATCGACTTGGCCTCGTGACGCCGATAGAGGAGATGGCTTCCGTGTTGGACTGGCCTGAAGCCATCCCGCCATTTAGTCTTTCCTCTCCGCCCCAGAAGGAGCGGTTGCCCGAGGGAGCCATCTCGGAGGCAGGCACCAAGATGGCTCCGCTGGTGACTTCGGGCATAAGCACGAGAGGAGCCCGACTAATCGGCGATTCGCTCAACTTAGATGCGATCTCCTTGCCTTCTTCGAGCGAAGGAGGCCTTCCTGTGGAGTATAAGGCTTCCCTTAAACCCGGCGACTCGGTTGGGGCGCTTTTGGCCTGGGGGGATGTAACAGTGGGAGCTACCGGCACGTTGACGGCCGTCGGTAAGGATGGGCGCTTCGTGGCCTTTGCTCATCCCTTTTTAAACCGCGGTTCTGTAGCGTATCCCTTGAGCCGTTCCTGGGTGCATGAAGTTATACCCAGCGTGCGCAGCCCCTTTAAGCTCGGCACCCCTATCAGCATAGTGGGCATGATTACACAAGACCGACCTCAAGCCATAGGTGGGAGACTGGGGTTTTTCCCTCCGGCGGTTGAGGTTTCCCTGCGCTTCCGCAACCAAGATACCGGCGCCGAAGTCGCCAAACGGTTCCAAATGGTCGATGACCCTTTCCTGATCAGTGAAGTGGCCCCCGGAGCCGTAATGGGGTTATTGGATGATCTATGGGGACGGGTGGGCGAAGGCACGATCAGATTCACCTTCACAGTGGAGGGGGGCGGCTTCCCGGGGAAGTTCAGCATGAGAAATGTCTTCTTTTCCGATAAAGATGCAGCCCAAATCTTGACGAATGAGGTTAAAGGCCTTGTATCTATATTTGTTTTGAACCGATTTCAGGAAATTCGCCCTCTCGGCTTTCATCTCGACGTTGAGGTGACAAGACTTCCTAAGATCCTGTACATCGAGAATTTAGAGGTAGAAAACCGGAGCGTTAAACCAGGCGACGAGATTCCAATTAAGGTGACGTTGAGGCCCTATCGCGGCGAGGCTCAAGTCAGGAATTTCTCGCTTCGCGTGCCGGAGGGGACGAGCGGAAGATGTGAAGTGATAGTGAGAGGTGGAGGCATAGCTGAGCCGGAGCAGAGATCCCTTTATGAGGGATGGCGGTCCATAAGGAGTCTGACCCAACTTCTCAAAGAGCTCGAAGCCAAAGAGTCGAACGACCAGATTATAATCGAGCTTTTAAGATATGAGGGAGCCGGTAAAGGAGTGGACTCAGAAATAGAGGAAGAACCCGAGCTGGTCAGCGAGATGAAGGAGAAGCGCATGAAGGAAGGTTCCCTTAGAGTTTTTCGCTCTTCTTACTATGTAGAGGGGTTGTTGCGAAAAGCCATAACAGTAGAAGGTGAAGAAGCTGAAGATTAA
- a CDS encoding MlaE family ABC transporter permease — MSNSNERPGFIVAIGRGTIAFLEVLGCYVVFACRSLGGLWRHTWSLRDLVEQLERVGVGSVIMVSITSAFTGMVMAVQTLDQFLRFGAGEYIGGVIALSLIREMSPVLTGLVVAGRVGASMAAEIGTMRVTEQLDALKAFGLNDEVFVGAPRIVASMIMLPVLTIYSFAVGIGGGYLYVVAHGVHQSTFRRSIEVLVDPYDVYGGLLKALIFGLIIATVACSEGFRAGNGAKGVGEATTRAVVWGDMLILVFNYFLSTFLFGGGG; from the coding sequence ATGTCGAATAGCAACGAAAGACCTGGTTTCATTGTAGCAATCGGCAGAGGAACCATCGCCTTTTTGGAAGTATTGGGATGTTACGTAGTTTTTGCATGTAGGTCGCTGGGCGGCCTATGGCGACATACATGGAGCTTGCGCGATCTCGTGGAACAGTTGGAAAGAGTGGGCGTTGGTTCTGTTATCATGGTCTCCATAACCAGCGCGTTTACGGGTATGGTCATGGCCGTTCAGACTTTAGATCAGTTTTTGCGATTCGGCGCAGGTGAATATATCGGCGGCGTGATCGCTTTGAGCCTCATAAGGGAAATGTCGCCAGTGCTAACGGGACTTGTGGTAGCTGGGCGCGTGGGGGCGTCTATGGCTGCCGAAATCGGCACCATGCGGGTCACAGAGCAGCTCGATGCCCTCAAGGCTTTTGGCCTGAACGACGAGGTTTTTGTGGGGGCGCCGAGAATAGTGGCTTCGATGATAATGCTGCCCGTATTGACGATCTATTCCTTCGCCGTCGGCATAGGAGGAGGCTATCTCTATGTGGTGGCCCATGGCGTGCATCAGAGCACTTTTAGGCGATCTATCGAGGTCCTTGTAGATCCTTACGACGTCTACGGCGGTTTGTTAAAGGCTCTTATTTTTGGCCTAATCATAGCGACCGTGGCGTGTAGTGAGGGTTTCCGCGCCGGCAACGGTGCCAAAGGGGTCGGCGAAGCTACTACTCGAGCTGTTGTGTGGGGTGATATGTTAATTTTGGTCTTCAACTATTTCCTCTCCACCTTCCTCTTCGGGGGTGGGGGTTAG
- a CDS encoding ATP-binding cassette domain-containing protein, producing the protein MEEILRVREAFKRFDDHQVLKGVSFSLAAGEAMALMGPSGCGKTTVLRLVLRLVDIEDGEVHLFGHNVAEADEEELIELRRRIGVVFQGGALFDSMSVGENVAFPLYYCLGVKDKKAVSERVEEILTAVGLEGAESLLPAELSGGMRKRVAIARALVYRPRLLLLDEPSTGLDPITARLIDELVLKLKETFNVGVLMVTHDIVSALGVSDKISLMDEGRIVWVGTPLEWHKSQDPNVLRFASGLRAVRRGGQVEP; encoded by the coding sequence GTGGAGGAGATATTAAGGGTAAGAGAGGCATTTAAGCGGTTCGATGATCATCAAGTGCTTAAGGGCGTGAGCTTCTCGCTGGCTGCCGGCGAAGCGATGGCTTTAATGGGGCCATCCGGGTGTGGGAAAACCACGGTCTTGCGCCTCGTCTTGCGCCTCGTTGATATCGAAGATGGAGAAGTTCATCTATTCGGCCACAACGTAGCCGAAGCAGACGAGGAAGAACTAATCGAACTGAGGCGAAGGATCGGTGTCGTCTTCCAAGGAGGGGCGCTTTTTGACTCGATGAGCGTGGGAGAAAACGTGGCCTTTCCGTTGTATTATTGCTTGGGGGTCAAAGATAAAAAAGCCGTAAGTGAACGTGTCGAGGAAATCCTGACAGCCGTGGGACTCGAAGGCGCAGAGAGCCTTCTTCCAGCTGAGCTATCCGGCGGGATGAGAAAGCGCGTTGCAATCGCGAGGGCATTGGTTTATCGTCCTCGGTTATTGCTTTTGGACGAGCCGTCTACGGGGCTTGATCCGATCACGGCAAGGCTCATAGACGAGCTCGTTTTGAAGTTGAAAGAGACGTTTAATGTTGGCGTGCTCATGGTCACTCACGACATAGTTTCTGCTCTCGGCGTCAGCGATAAGATATCCTTAATGGATGAAGGTCGCATAGTATGGGTTGGCACGCCCCTTGAGTGGCATAAGTCGCAGGACCCGAATGTCTTGCGATTCGCCTCTGGACTCAGAGCCGTGAGGAGAGGTGGGCAGGTTGAGCCGTGA
- a CDS encoding MlaD family protein, which produces MSRELKVGIATFVALALLGGLVFVTGGKWWREKGYEIEVLLEDASGLKSGSPVYISGVEGGYVIGVSLIPARASVKISVREGYKIPIDSSFIVDRGGLLGEANLKIYRGQSEEYLSPGSSVNGRSQPGMDELVAEVQKNLQIMEDIFSRIKEIMDDQEIWEAFRKASIDLPHLIADVRVAMQRLSNVADQGKAFLERVQTDVGVLTERWSSLSGTLEGVVKENDEDLRMTITKLRSSVERIDSIITDFDVDGEGGKDLRRAVKGLGDATQSLAELARNLDAALFEDGEGKLPALLEDVTETTSQASELLKEVQSYRISGRTYVHQMTSGEDEELMMDVGLDIGKVNSPWFLRLAGEDLGYDDAFTGAFGYRARWGELWGGYVHGDLGGGALWDMKTIGLPLAISWQWWDEDGGKWYVQGEWRVTDRWGLFYRHYEGDDDTESVGVSYRF; this is translated from the coding sequence TTGAGCCGTGAGCTGAAGGTCGGGATAGCAACCTTCGTTGCCTTGGCGCTACTCGGAGGGTTGGTCTTCGTCACGGGCGGCAAATGGTGGCGAGAAAAAGGTTACGAAATAGAAGTGCTTTTGGAAGACGCCTCCGGTCTCAAAAGCGGTTCTCCTGTTTACATATCGGGCGTTGAGGGAGGGTACGTGATAGGGGTGTCTTTGATTCCCGCAAGAGCGTCGGTCAAGATATCGGTGCGCGAGGGGTATAAAATACCAATCGACAGCAGCTTCATAGTTGACAGGGGAGGATTGTTGGGGGAGGCCAACTTGAAGATCTACAGAGGGCAGAGCGAAGAATATCTTTCGCCCGGGAGCAGCGTCAACGGAAGGTCCCAGCCTGGAATGGACGAGTTGGTCGCTGAAGTGCAAAAAAATCTCCAGATCATGGAGGACATCTTTAGTAGGATAAAAGAGATCATGGACGATCAAGAGATTTGGGAGGCCTTTAGGAAAGCCTCTATAGATCTCCCTCATCTCATTGCAGATGTGCGGGTGGCGATGCAACGCCTCTCGAACGTTGCAGATCAAGGAAAAGCCTTCCTTGAAAGAGTTCAGACAGACGTTGGCGTCCTCACCGAGCGTTGGTCCAGCCTGTCGGGAACGCTGGAGGGGGTTGTAAAAGAAAACGACGAAGACTTGAGGATGACTATAACGAAGCTGAGATCGTCTGTGGAACGGATAGACTCAATAATAACCGATTTCGACGTTGATGGAGAAGGCGGGAAAGATTTGAGGCGCGCTGTAAAGGGGCTGGGGGACGCAACCCAGAGCCTCGCTGAGTTGGCGAGAAATCTTGACGCTGCTTTATTTGAAGATGGAGAAGGAAAATTGCCTGCTCTTTTAGAGGATGTAACGGAAACAACATCACAGGCCAGTGAGCTTTTGAAAGAAGTGCAATCTTATCGGATTAGCGGAAGAACCTACGTTCATCAGATGACCTCTGGCGAGGATGAAGAGCTCATGATGGATGTGGGTTTAGATATAGGTAAGGTAAACTCCCCGTGGTTCCTTCGTCTCGCGGGCGAGGACTTGGGATATGATGACGCATTTACCGGTGCCTTCGGATACCGTGCCAGATGGGGTGAGCTATGGGGAGGCTATGTCCACGGAGATCTGGGCGGTGGAGCGCTTTGGGACATGAAGACGATCGGCCTGCCGCTCGCCATTTCTTGGCAGTGGTGGGATGAAGATGGGGGAAAATGGTATGTCCAAGGCGAGTGGCGCGTTACAGACCGTTGGGGGCTATTCTATCGCCATTACGAGGGCGATGATGACACGGAATCGGTCGGCGTCTCCTATAGATTCTGA
- the tmk gene encoding dTMP kinase: MFVTFEGIDGAGKSTQAALCAEWLGGLLGDSNILLTKEPGGWPGGESLRDALLSGGLSDPWGELYVFLADRLEHVKRVIRPALEEGKTVICERYIDSTLAYQVWGRGLSLKRVNELIQWHNFPMPDLTLLFDLPLEEALRRMNARGERNELEGEVFLSRVREGYKSIAGEHDRIKVVDAALDVWSVHEIVRDIIARCLFQ; the protein is encoded by the coding sequence GTGTTCGTAACATTCGAGGGGATCGATGGAGCAGGCAAGAGCACTCAAGCGGCCCTCTGCGCAGAGTGGTTAGGGGGGCTTTTGGGAGATTCAAATATCCTCTTGACCAAGGAGCCGGGAGGCTGGCCAGGGGGAGAGAGTTTGCGCGATGCGCTGCTTTCTGGGGGTTTGAGCGATCCCTGGGGTGAGCTCTACGTGTTTTTGGCCGACCGTCTAGAGCATGTAAAAAGAGTAATCAGACCGGCTTTGGAGGAGGGCAAAACCGTAATTTGCGAGCGCTATATAGATTCCACTCTGGCCTATCAAGTGTGGGGAAGAGGGTTGTCGCTCAAGAGAGTTAATGAATTAATCCAATGGCACAATTTCCCCATGCCAGATCTCACTTTGCTCTTCGACCTTCCCCTCGAAGAAGCCTTGCGTCGTATGAATGCGAGAGGAGAAAGAAACGAGTTAGAGGGCGAGGTTTTTCTCTCGCGCGTCCGCGAGGGGTACAAAAGCATAGCAGGCGAGCATGATAGGATCAAAGTGGTGGACGCCGCTTTGGATGTGTGGTCTGTTCATGAAATTGTGCGCGACATAATCGCGCGATGCTTGTTCCAATGA
- a CDS encoding DUF327 family protein: protein MKVDRSKRKNEWETQKALRGRRDLVGAASGVESGGFEDHFASAEIASLLEELEELSDQLIRFPSQLLLGKYKKLVRVLLQMAVEGMRIKKELRWKRSERTLLLAVEKADSALDSLEKAILRESERVEILKLVEEIKGCLISLFL from the coding sequence ATGAAGGTCGATCGATCCAAGAGAAAAAACGAATGGGAGACCCAAAAAGCTTTACGCGGTCGCCGCGATCTCGTGGGTGCGGCCTCCGGCGTCGAGAGCGGGGGATTCGAGGACCATTTTGCTTCAGCTGAGATTGCGTCATTGCTCGAAGAGCTCGAAGAATTGTCGGATCAGCTCATCCGTTTTCCGTCGCAATTACTCCTGGGCAAGTATAAGAAGTTGGTAAGGGTGTTGCTCCAGATGGCCGTAGAGGGGATGCGAATAAAAAAGGAACTTCGGTGGAAGCGCTCGGAAAGGACGCTTCTGTTGGCAGTAGAAAAAGCCGATTCTGCGCTCGATTCCCTTGAGAAGGCCATCCTCAGAGAGTCCGAAAGGGTGGAGATTTTGAAACTTGTGGAGGAGATCAAAGGTTGCCTGATCTCTCTCTTTTTGTAA
- a CDS encoding PSP1 domain-containing protein has product MRTYLVIFGKPRYLGLLRAEDEICEGVSKRAFVVINTSRGAEVAVVAGELSEEQVERYSKCYTAADGNGARDNVVPLQEVSLIRAATEDEIKAMQLHREEEDAILIRARELLRLHKLPMKLVDAEFILDRKKLFFYFTAEQRVDFRSFVRDLAREFHTRIELRQIGTRDEAKVVAGLSPCGMPCCCGYWMHRFYPVCIKMVKEQNLALNPAKISGLCGRLMCCIGYEHANYADLWKDLPSPGSKIKTDSGAFVVVGVDVNQRAARVLTPDSIELRVPVGEFEEFKERVMRGERWDGGKPTFPVSAGLSDITEATDAIACNSTVSRDAPLQPSDNKRPEDEKNKAKRNRRKKRNTSAPGKGRPNEKNTKSPKPDAAKERARDRQSG; this is encoded by the coding sequence TTGAGGACATATCTTGTGATCTTTGGCAAGCCGCGTTACCTGGGCTTGCTTCGCGCGGAGGACGAAATCTGCGAAGGGGTTTCGAAGAGAGCTTTCGTGGTGATCAATACAAGCAGAGGCGCGGAAGTGGCGGTAGTAGCCGGAGAACTCTCCGAGGAACAGGTGGAGCGCTATAGCAAATGTTATACCGCCGCCGACGGGAATGGCGCACGAGACAACGTAGTACCGCTGCAAGAGGTCTCCTTAATCCGCGCCGCTACCGAAGATGAGATAAAGGCGATGCAGCTTCATAGAGAAGAAGAGGACGCTATCCTTATAAGGGCCCGGGAGCTGTTGCGGCTACACAAGCTCCCCATGAAATTAGTAGACGCGGAATTCATCTTAGATAGGAAGAAGTTGTTTTTTTATTTTACCGCGGAGCAACGAGTCGATTTTCGTTCCTTCGTCAGAGACCTGGCCAGGGAGTTCCATACGCGGATAGAGCTGCGCCAGATAGGTACGCGAGATGAAGCGAAGGTGGTAGCAGGCCTTTCGCCGTGTGGGATGCCTTGTTGTTGCGGCTACTGGATGCATCGTTTCTATCCTGTGTGCATCAAGATGGTAAAGGAGCAGAATTTAGCCTTGAACCCCGCCAAGATCTCCGGTCTCTGTGGCCGTCTCATGTGTTGCATAGGCTATGAGCATGCCAACTACGCCGACCTCTGGAAGGATCTGCCATCTCCGGGCTCCAAGATCAAGACCGACTCGGGAGCTTTTGTTGTAGTAGGCGTTGACGTAAACCAGAGAGCAGCACGGGTTTTGACCCCCGACTCCATAGAACTCCGCGTGCCGGTGGGCGAGTTCGAAGAGTTTAAAGAACGCGTTATGAGGGGAGAACGGTGGGACGGAGGAAAACCTACGTTTCCAGTGAGCGCTGGTCTGTCTGACATAACGGAAGCCACGGATGCAATCGCCTGCAATTCGACGGTTTCCCGTGACGCGCCTCTTCAACCATCCGATAACAAAAGGCCCGAGGATGAGAAGAACAAGGCTAAGAGAAACCGCCGCAAAAAGAGAAACACGTCTGCGCCTGGGAAGGGTCGTCCAAACGAAAAGAATACCAAATCTCCTAAGCCCGATGCCGCTAAAGAAAGGGCACGAGATCGGCAAAGCGGGTGA